TGAGCGCGCCAAGACTGCGTGTTCTACGTTGATCGACATGAGCGCCTCGGGCCGGGCCTACCGCTATGTCGGGCCGCACCATGTGATCGCTGCCGTCCAGTCAGCGGACAGTGGTGCCACGATCCGCATAGCCGCAGACTTCGCAGATTGGGTGGTAGCCCGGACCGCTGAGGAACTGGACGAGCCCTTCACCTTCGTCGTCGGCACGGACGGCGCTCTGCGACTAGCCCCACGCCGCAGCGAACACGTTGCCTGCGCGAGCGGCGATCGGGTGCTGAGCGCTGGCGAAATCAGCTTCTACACCGAGGCCGGACGCTGGACGGTGAACGAGGTCAGCAACCAGTCGACCGGCTACTGCCCGGACGTTGCCTCATGGCTGGCTGTCGCACAGGCACTGGATCAAGCCAGCCTCGACCACCCGGACTACTTCACACACGCAGTGGTTTTCCGCCGGTGTCCCACCTGCCAGGAGCACAACATCGTGCGAGAAGGCCACTTCGTCTGCGTCTTCTGCGACGCAGACCTACCCCGGCGATGGAACGTCGACCTGAACGCGGACGACCCAGACGGACCCTGATCTCGTCCACCACAGCACAGACTGCCACCGGTTCGGCCGACCGGCTCCGGACCGCGGCTGCCCGGCCATGTCCAGTAAGTCTTGAGCCTGTCAAGGATCTGATGAGTCAGAAATGTCAACTGAGTCCTGAGACCTCACACCACACCTGCTGGCCAAGACCGACCCCGGCTGCACGGCACGTTGATGCGTCTCAAGGTCGAGCGCCCGCCGGGCGACCGCGACCCGAAACCGGTCTGGCTGCGGTGCTCCGCCACCGCCGCGACACCGGTGGACGTGGACTGCTGGTGGCAGTCCTTCCTCCGCAGATTCGACCTGAAGGAGTACGGCCAGCCCGGCACGAACTGGTCCGTTTTGCGATCACCACGTCCGTAGACGTGGCAGACAGCCGGTCGTCGCTGGTCAGGGCATCGGGGCATCGGGGCGGAGCCAGTTGCTCACGTCCACGGCCAGCACGATCCGCCCGTCGGCCGCCCTCGGCGGCGGCGGCAGGCCGGCCAGCGTGCGGCGCAACCGCGCCGACTCCAGCCAACCGCGGTCCAAAGCCGCGTACAGCGCACCGTGCCCGCGCCGGTGCTCGACCGCCAGAGACAGCTCGACCAGTGTCTTCACCGGCCCGTCCGCGCACAGCACCGCGTCCGTGAGCTCGAAGAGCGCATCCGCGCGAGCGTAGAGGCATTCGTAGAACTCGACCCGAAAGCGGGACAACACGTCCAACGCCTCGCCTGCGGGCGCATCGACAGACAGACTCATACACAGCGGCGGTTGTCTTGTACTTCGTGACTCGACATCTCGAAGCGTGGAGAACGGCCGCCTCCGCTGTCCCGGAAAGAACCGCAGATCAGCAGGTCGGGTGACCTGCGACGTTAAACGCCAAGCTCAGAGGTCGTTCTCTTTCCGAACCTCAAGTGCGGTTTCTGCTGGTCAGGCATGAGATGGCGGCTGGCATGGAAGTCTCGCTCCGTCGCTGACCGGGGTGTCATGGGGGTGTCAGATGCCGTCGATGCGGACGGTTTTGGAGGCGCGGCAGAAGGCCGCGGCGGTGCGGGTGGAGGAACTCGAAGCCGAGCTGGAGCAATTGCGGGCGGCTCTGGCGGCGGCGGAAGAGGTGCTCCGGCATCGGGTGATCGGCCTGGAACAGCACCTGGAGGCGCTGGCCGAGGAGGATGCTCCCACCGTGGCCGTAGTGTTGCAGCAACGCCAGGCGTACCGGGCAATCGCGCCGATCAACACGATCGTCGTCAGCGGGATCGCCCTGTACGAAGAAGTACAGGAGGGCACGTTCTTCGGTCTGTCTCTGGGCGCCGACCAGGACCTCGTGCGCTTGGCCGATCCCGAGTACCACGTGCTCGACAGCCGGATCGGCCGCGCTCACCGGCGAATCCGAGCGTGGCGCGAGGGCCGAAGGCAGCCCGCTGGAAGGAGCGGCAGCCCGGGCCAGTAACTTGCTGGTCCGGGGGGACCGCTGCGCAACAACGAGCGGCACTTCACCGACGTGGAGCACATCCGGATCGTGCTGTAGCAGCCGAGTACCCACAAATCCGCCTCATCAGGCAGCGCCTGACCGCCATGATGACAGCGCTTCGCGGGCGGTCAGCGTGTCGGGGTGGTCGCCGCCCAGCAGCCGCTCGCGGTCTCCTACCAGCTGGCGGGGCGCACCCATGAGGCGATCGAGTTGCTGGAGCAGGTGGGAGCGGACCGCAAGCGGCTGCTGGGCGGCGACCACCGACGCCTGGCGGCAGTACACCGGCGCGATGCCTACACTCCGCGTCCGAATGCACCTGTACCGGCTGGAGACCCATTCCGCCGAAGCCGCGGCCGGAGGGCCGCGGCCGCCCGGTCGGCGAGCAGGACCACGAGCACCTCATGCGCTGGTGCCGTGAACTCGCCGCCGGGGCTGCCGCCGAGATCGAAAAGGGGCCGAAGAAACATCGACCGTACTCTCGCGCCTCTCACCCTCGCAGAAATCCGGAGATGCCTGGACGCTCTCCGTCCCGGCCCAGCGCGTCACGGGCATCCGGACCGCGCAGTGACCTGTCCCCCCCAGACGACGCCACCAAGCCATCGCCAAGCGCTGCGCGGTGAAGGCGTCGTGCTTCACCCGAACGGGACGGGCCGGGCCTGCCTCCGGGCCGGAGGTGAGGTGCCCCCGGCCGGGACGGGGGTTACCGTCCGGGCCGGGGGCAGGCGGTCAGTCGCCCAGGCTGGGCAGGAAGGAGACCATCCTGCTGCCACTCCGGGCGATCAGTACGTCCCCGTAGAGCAGGGCCTGGGGCATGGCCCCGTGTTTGCCGGCGTCGACGTGACCGCGCCAGATCCGCTCGCCCGTGTTCGCGTCGAGGCCGGACAGATCGCCGTCCGGGCCGAAGAAGTACACGACGTTCCGGTGCGGCGACACCACCGGTTTCGCCAGGTCGGGCCAGTTCGCTTCGCTGTCGGGCACCTTGATGCCGACCGGGACGGTCCACAGGGTCTTTCCTGTCGTGAGTGAGTAGGAGGACGCCTGGCCCGCACGGGACACGGAGATCAGACGGTCCCCGACGAGGGCCTTGGCGGCAGGCGTCCCCCGGACCGGGTAGGACAGCGGGGTCTGCCCGCCCGAGTTGTCGATGACGGTCAGCCTCTCGGTCCCCGCTTTCTGCTGCTCCGTCTCGAAGACCACGCTCGCCCGCTCCGGCATCCTGGTCAGGACGATCCGGTCCCCCAGGTCCCGACGATCTGCTGCCTGCCGGGCAGGGCCGTGACCTTGGTGGTCCGTCCGGTGGTCGGGTCGAGACGGAGGACGTCGGTCAGGCCGGGCTTCTTGGTCTCCGGCGAGCACAGCAGGTAGGGGACGCCGCTCAGCACCACCCGGTCGCACCAGATGCCCTTGCCCCAGCTGTGGCGCCACTTCACCTTGCCGGTCCGCGGATCGACGGCCGACAGCGTCCGGTCCTTCGGGGCGTTGGCCAGGACCGCGCCGTCGATGAGCAGGACGGCCTGGTCGTCGCGGTTGTCGCTCGCCAGCTCCACCGTCCACAGCACCTCGCCGCTGTCGGTGTCCACCGCCATCAGATCGGTGCCGGGAGCGTAGTTCCCGTCCTGCCCCTTCTCGGCGGTGTGGTTGCGGTAGCCGTAGAACACGCCGTCGCGCACGGCGACCGGATGGTCGGCCCCGAAGCCGCCGTCGCCGTTGACCTTGACCGTCCACAGCAGTTCGCCGGTGTTCGCGTCGAACTTCGCGGCGTCGTACTTGGACCCGGCGCAGTACAGCGCCGAGCCGTCCACCAGGCAGCCCCGCTCGACGGCGCCCCGCGCGTCGGTCCGCCACGGCTGCCAGCCCTCCGGCGACTGCGCCGGCCGCGCCGGCCGGTCCTGGTCGCTCACCCCGCCGCCCCCGAAACCGAACACTGCCCCCACGGTGATCGCGGCCACGGCCGCCGCCGTCCCCGCCACCTGCGAGAAGCGGCGCCGGGCGCGCCGCCGC
The DNA window shown above is from Streptomyces akebiae and carries:
- a CDS encoding outer membrane protein assembly factor BamB family protein, with translation MTTELVEQKVRETLHAVDLDRVRAPGDLVERVMRRRARRRFSQVAGTAAAVAAITVGAVFGFGGGGVSDQDRPARPAQSPEGWQPWRTDARGAVERGCLVDGSALYCAGSKYDAAKFDANTGELLWTVKVNGDGGFGADHPVAVRDGVFYGYRNHTAEKGQDGNYAPGTDLMAVDTDSGEVLWTVELASDNRDDQAVLLIDGAVLANAPKDRTLSAVDPRTGKVKWRHSWGKGIWCDRVVLSGVPYLLCSPETKKPGLTDVLRLDPTTGRTTKVTALPGRQQIVGTWGTGSS
- a CDS encoding PQQ-like beta-propeller repeat protein; protein product: MPERASVVFETEQQKAGTERLTVIDNSGGQTPLSYPVRGTPAAKALVGDRLISVSRAGQASSYSLTTGKTLWTVPVGIKVPDSEANWPDLAKPVVSPHRNVVYFFGPDGDLSGLDANTGERIWRGHVDAGKHGAMPQALLYGDVLIARSGSRMVSFLPSLGD